The following coding sequences are from one Lycium ferocissimum isolate CSIRO_LF1 chromosome 3, AGI_CSIRO_Lferr_CH_V1, whole genome shotgun sequence window:
- the LOC132050153 gene encoding protein DETOXIFICATION 40-like isoform X1, translating into MGEPSQDKGQREPLLESEQISSELEEILSDTSLSHIQRFGRASVIELRNLFSLAAPAIIVYLLNNVTSMSTQIFSGHLGNLELAAASLGNSGIQLLAYGVMLGMGSAVETLCGQAYGAHKYEMLGIYLQRSTILLMLTGLPLMAAYLFSKPILILLGQSKKVASAAALFVYGLIPQIFAYAANFPIQKFLQAQSIVNPSAYIAAATLVFHLFLTWLVLYVFNWGLFGGALVLSISWWIVVIAQFVYILWSDRCKKTWTGFSMQAFFGLWDFFKLSLASAVMLCLETWYFQILILIAGLLPNPEVALDSLAVCTTILGWVFMISVGFNAAASVRVSNELGAGHPKSAAFSVVVVTLSSFVISVFFAILVLLFRHVMSYAFTGGEVIAEASSDLAPLLAVSLVLNGIQPVLSGVAVGCGWQAFVAYVNVGCYYVVGIPLGVILGFNFKLEAKGIWLGMLGGTAMQTIILLWVTFRTDWEKEVEKSKSRLNMWQQHSKKPLLNE; encoded by the exons ATGGGTGAGCCATCTCAAGATAAGGGGCAAAGGGAACCTTTGCTAGAATCTGAGCAAATTAGTTCTGAACTTGAAGAAATACTATCAGACACAAGCTTGTCACATATTCAACGGTTTGGACGGGCCTCTGTTATAGAGTTGAGAAATCTCTTCAGTCTAGCAGCTCCAGCTATCATTGTTTACTTGCTTAACAATGTTACTTCAATGTCTACACAGATTTTCTCTGGTCATCTTGGTAATCTTGAACTTGCTGCTGCTTCCCTTGGTAATAGTGGCATTCAACTTTTGGCCTACGGTGTCATG CTAGGAATGGGAAGTGCAGTGGAGACATTATGTGGGCAAGCATATGGAGCACACAAATATGAAATGCTTGGAATATATCTCCAAAGATCAACTATCCTTCTTATGTTGACAGGATTACCCCTTATGGCagcttatttattttctaagcCAATCTTGATTTTATTAGGACAATCCAAGAAAGTTGCATCTGCAGCAGCACTATTTGTCTATGGTTTAATTCCCCAAATATTTGCTTATGCTGCCAATTTCCCAATCCAAAAGTTCTTGCAGGCTCAAAGCATTGTTAATCCTAGTGCATATATAGCAGCCGCGACATTAGTTTTTCACCTTTTCTTAACATGGCTTGTGCTTTATGTATTTAATTGGGGATTGTTTGGTGGAGCTTTGGTTTTGAGTATTTCATGGTGGATTGTTGTGATTGCAcaatttgtgtatattttgtggAGTGATCGATGTAAGAAAACATGGACTGGATTCAGCATGCAAGCATTTTTTGGATTGTGGGATTTCTTCAAATTGTCTCTTGCTTCAGCTGTGATGTTGTGTTTGGAGACTTGGTATTTTcagattttaattttaattgccGGTTTGCTTCCAAATCCAGAAGTCGCATTGGACTCTCTAGCTGTTTG TACGACAATTTTAGGGTGGGTGTTCATGATATCTGTTGGCTTCAATGCAGCAGCAAG TGTGAGAGTGAGCAATGAGCTGGGAGCTGGACATCCAAAATCAGCAGCATTTTCGGTTGTTGTGGTGACATTAAGTAGTTTTGTCATTTCTGTATTCTTTGCCATTTTGGTGTTATTATTCAGACATGTGATGAGCTATGCCTTCACGGGTGGAGAAGTCATTGCTGAAGCATCCTCAGATCTTGCTCCACTCTTGGCTGTATCTCTTGTACTCAATGGTATTCAACCCGTTTTATCTg GGGTTGCTGTTGGGTGTGGATGGCAAGCGTTTGTGGCTTACGTTAACGTAGGATGTTACTACGTTGTTGGCATTCCATTGGGTGTTATTCTCGGATTTAATTTCAAGCTTGAAGCTAAG GGAATATGGTTGGGAATGTTAGGAGGAACAGCTATGCAGACTATCATCTTATTGTGGGTGACCTTTCGAACCGATTGGGAGAAAGAG GTGGAGAAATCAAAGAGTCGATTAAATATGTGGCAACAGCACAGTAAAAAGCCACTGTTAAATGAATGA
- the LOC132050153 gene encoding protein DETOXIFICATION 40-like isoform X2: MGEPSQDKGQREPLLESEQISSELEEILSDTSLSHIQRFGRASVIELRNLFSLAAPAIIVYLLNNVTSMSTQIFSGHLGNLELAAASLGNSGIQLLAYGVMLGMGSAVETLCGQAYGAHKYEMLGIYLQRSTILLMLTGLPLMAAYLFSKPILILLGQSKKVASAAALFVYGLIPQIFAYAANFPIQKFLQAQSIVNPSAYIAAATLVFHLFLTWLVLYVFNWGLFGGALVLSISWWIVVIAQFVYILWSDRCKKTWTGFSMQAFFGLWDFFKLSLASAVMLCLETWYFQILILIAGLLPNPEVALDSLAVCTTILGWVFMISVGFNAAASVRVSNELGAGHPKSAAFSVVVVTLSSFVISVFFAILVLLFRHVMSYAFTGGEVIAEASSDLAPLLAVSLVLNGIQPVLSGNMVGNVRRNSYADYHLIVGDLSNRLGERGGEIKESIKYVATAQ; encoded by the exons ATGGGTGAGCCATCTCAAGATAAGGGGCAAAGGGAACCTTTGCTAGAATCTGAGCAAATTAGTTCTGAACTTGAAGAAATACTATCAGACACAAGCTTGTCACATATTCAACGGTTTGGACGGGCCTCTGTTATAGAGTTGAGAAATCTCTTCAGTCTAGCAGCTCCAGCTATCATTGTTTACTTGCTTAACAATGTTACTTCAATGTCTACACAGATTTTCTCTGGTCATCTTGGTAATCTTGAACTTGCTGCTGCTTCCCTTGGTAATAGTGGCATTCAACTTTTGGCCTACGGTGTCATG CTAGGAATGGGAAGTGCAGTGGAGACATTATGTGGGCAAGCATATGGAGCACACAAATATGAAATGCTTGGAATATATCTCCAAAGATCAACTATCCTTCTTATGTTGACAGGATTACCCCTTATGGCagcttatttattttctaagcCAATCTTGATTTTATTAGGACAATCCAAGAAAGTTGCATCTGCAGCAGCACTATTTGTCTATGGTTTAATTCCCCAAATATTTGCTTATGCTGCCAATTTCCCAATCCAAAAGTTCTTGCAGGCTCAAAGCATTGTTAATCCTAGTGCATATATAGCAGCCGCGACATTAGTTTTTCACCTTTTCTTAACATGGCTTGTGCTTTATGTATTTAATTGGGGATTGTTTGGTGGAGCTTTGGTTTTGAGTATTTCATGGTGGATTGTTGTGATTGCAcaatttgtgtatattttgtggAGTGATCGATGTAAGAAAACATGGACTGGATTCAGCATGCAAGCATTTTTTGGATTGTGGGATTTCTTCAAATTGTCTCTTGCTTCAGCTGTGATGTTGTGTTTGGAGACTTGGTATTTTcagattttaattttaattgccGGTTTGCTTCCAAATCCAGAAGTCGCATTGGACTCTCTAGCTGTTTG TACGACAATTTTAGGGTGGGTGTTCATGATATCTGTTGGCTTCAATGCAGCAGCAAG TGTGAGAGTGAGCAATGAGCTGGGAGCTGGACATCCAAAATCAGCAGCATTTTCGGTTGTTGTGGTGACATTAAGTAGTTTTGTCATTTCTGTATTCTTTGCCATTTTGGTGTTATTATTCAGACATGTGATGAGCTATGCCTTCACGGGTGGAGAAGTCATTGCTGAAGCATCCTCAGATCTTGCTCCACTCTTGGCTGTATCTCTTGTACTCAATGGTATTCAACCCGTTTTATCTg GGAATATGGTTGGGAATGTTAGGAGGAACAGCTATGCAGACTATCATCTTATTGTGGGTGACCTTTCGAACCGATTGGGAGAAAGAG GTGGAGAAATCAAAGAGTCGATTAAATATGTGGCAACAGCACAGTAA
- the LOC132050153 gene encoding protein DETOXIFICATION 40-like isoform X3, with translation MLGMGSAVETLCGQAYGAHKYEMLGIYLQRSTILLMLTGLPLMAAYLFSKPILILLGQSKKVASAAALFVYGLIPQIFAYAANFPIQKFLQAQSIVNPSAYIAAATLVFHLFLTWLVLYVFNWGLFGGALVLSISWWIVVIAQFVYILWSDRCKKTWTGFSMQAFFGLWDFFKLSLASAVMLCLETWYFQILILIAGLLPNPEVALDSLAVCTTILGWVFMISVGFNAAASVRVSNELGAGHPKSAAFSVVVVTLSSFVISVFFAILVLLFRHVMSYAFTGGEVIAEASSDLAPLLAVSLVLNGIQPVLSGVAVGCGWQAFVAYVNVGCYYVVGIPLGVILGFNFKLEAKGIWLGMLGGTAMQTIILLWVTFRTDWEKEVEKSKSRLNMWQQHSKKPLLNE, from the exons ATG CTAGGAATGGGAAGTGCAGTGGAGACATTATGTGGGCAAGCATATGGAGCACACAAATATGAAATGCTTGGAATATATCTCCAAAGATCAACTATCCTTCTTATGTTGACAGGATTACCCCTTATGGCagcttatttattttctaagcCAATCTTGATTTTATTAGGACAATCCAAGAAAGTTGCATCTGCAGCAGCACTATTTGTCTATGGTTTAATTCCCCAAATATTTGCTTATGCTGCCAATTTCCCAATCCAAAAGTTCTTGCAGGCTCAAAGCATTGTTAATCCTAGTGCATATATAGCAGCCGCGACATTAGTTTTTCACCTTTTCTTAACATGGCTTGTGCTTTATGTATTTAATTGGGGATTGTTTGGTGGAGCTTTGGTTTTGAGTATTTCATGGTGGATTGTTGTGATTGCAcaatttgtgtatattttgtggAGTGATCGATGTAAGAAAACATGGACTGGATTCAGCATGCAAGCATTTTTTGGATTGTGGGATTTCTTCAAATTGTCTCTTGCTTCAGCTGTGATGTTGTGTTTGGAGACTTGGTATTTTcagattttaattttaattgccGGTTTGCTTCCAAATCCAGAAGTCGCATTGGACTCTCTAGCTGTTTG TACGACAATTTTAGGGTGGGTGTTCATGATATCTGTTGGCTTCAATGCAGCAGCAAG TGTGAGAGTGAGCAATGAGCTGGGAGCTGGACATCCAAAATCAGCAGCATTTTCGGTTGTTGTGGTGACATTAAGTAGTTTTGTCATTTCTGTATTCTTTGCCATTTTGGTGTTATTATTCAGACATGTGATGAGCTATGCCTTCACGGGTGGAGAAGTCATTGCTGAAGCATCCTCAGATCTTGCTCCACTCTTGGCTGTATCTCTTGTACTCAATGGTATTCAACCCGTTTTATCTg GGGTTGCTGTTGGGTGTGGATGGCAAGCGTTTGTGGCTTACGTTAACGTAGGATGTTACTACGTTGTTGGCATTCCATTGGGTGTTATTCTCGGATTTAATTTCAAGCTTGAAGCTAAG GGAATATGGTTGGGAATGTTAGGAGGAACAGCTATGCAGACTATCATCTTATTGTGGGTGACCTTTCGAACCGATTGGGAGAAAGAG GTGGAGAAATCAAAGAGTCGATTAAATATGTGGCAACAGCACAGTAAAAAGCCACTGTTAAATGAATGA